A genomic stretch from Cyprinus carpio isolate SPL01 chromosome A12, ASM1834038v1, whole genome shotgun sequence includes:
- the LOC109099169 gene encoding cGMP-dependent protein kinase 1-like isoform X2, producing MSELDEEFAKMLLIKEERIKAMERLLLAKEQEVNELKRKLHKCQSVLPSAIGPRTRRAKGISAEPQTFRSFQDLKSEALRKHPKSDRSKELIKEAILDNDFMKNLELSQIQEIVDCMYPVEYDKDSCIIKEGDVGSLVYVMEGRSCQSILAVYFTVFYSCNI from the exons ATGAGCGAATTAGACGAAGAATTTGCCAAAATGCTGCTCATAAAAGAGGAGCGGATAAAGGCAATGGAGAGGCTGCTGTTGGCGAAGGAGCAGGAGGTGAATGAACTGAAGAGAAAGCTGCACAAATGTCAGTCCGTGCTGCCGAGCGCTATTGGACCCAGAACCAGGCGCGCCAAGGGCATCTCCGCGGAACCGCAGACCTTCAGGTCTTTCCAGGACTTGAAGAGCGAAGCTTTGCGAAAACACCCCAAGTCGGACAG GTCTAAAGAACTAATCAAAGAGGCCATTCTTGACAATGACTTCATGAAGAACTTGGAGCTGTCTCAGATTCAGGAGATTGTGGACTGCATGTACCCTGTGGAGTATGATAAAGATAGTTGTATCATCAAAGAAGGCGATGTGGGCTCCCTGGTCTATGTCATGGAAGGTAGGTCATGTCAAAGTATTCTTGCTGTTTACTTTACTGTGTTTTACAGCTGTAACATATGA
- the LOC109099169 gene encoding cGMP-dependent protein kinase 1-like isoform X1, with product MGTLRDLQYALQEKIEELRQRDALIDELELELDQKDELIQKLQNELDKYRSVIRPATQQVHKQSVLQEQQRTKRQAISAEPTAFDIQDLNHVTLPFYPKSPQSKELIKEAILDNDFMKNLELSQIQEIVDCMYPVEYDKDSCIIKEGDVGSLVYVMEGRSCQSILAVYFTVFYSCNI from the exons ATGGGCACTTTACGCGATCTCCAGTACGCGTTACAGGAGAAGATTGAAGAATTGAGACAGAGAGACGCGCTgattgatgaactggagttggAGCTGGACCAGAAGGATGAACTCATCCAGAAGCTTCAGAATGAGTTAGACAAATACCGATCCGTTATAAGACCGGCAACACAACAAGTCCACAAGCAGAGTGTCCTTCAAGAGCAGCAGAGGACCAAGAGACAGGCGATCTCAGCCGAACCTACAGCCTTTGATATTCAAGACCTCAATCATGTCACCCTGCCTTTCTATCCAAAGAGCCCACA GTCTAAAGAACTAATCAAAGAGGCCATTCTTGACAATGACTTCATGAAGAACTTGGAGCTGTCTCAGATTCAGGAGATTGTGGACTGCATGTACCCTGTGGAGTATGATAAAGATAGTTGTATCATCAAAGAAGGCGATGTGGGCTCCCTGGTCTATGTCATGGAAGGTAGGTCATGTCAAAGTATTCTTGCTGTTTACTTTACTGTGTTTTACAGCTGTAACATATGA